The nucleotide window GGAGTCATTACTACAATTATGAGCTGACAAGTGGGAGCATTCATATTACTTAATTGAAACAGACAGACGTTTACAATAGAGAGAACATTTATTACAAGACATGCAGTCCGCCACTATCCACTATGATGTACTCTTCTTATATGTACATTTATTTGTGacaagcagatcaaacaagaCATGAAGACTCCCAAGCCATCTCCGCAACGGCGGGCGCTGCCACCTCAAGGATAGTCCTGAGCTGCTACGGGCTGGTAGGAGCCGATGAAGATGTCACCGTAGATGAGCCCGGCCAGTCCGCCGCCGATGAGTGGCCCCACCCAGTAGACCCAGTTGCCGGCGAAGTCTCCGCTGGCCACCGCGGGGCCGAAGGAGCGCGCCGGGTTCATGGAACCGCCGCTGAATGGCCCGGCCGCCAGAATGTTGGCCCCTACGATGAACCCGATCGCGATGGGTGCCACCGTCCCCAGCGACCCCTTCTTGGGGTCCGCCGCCGTCGCGTACACCGTGTACACCAGCGCGAAGGTGATCACCACCTCCATCACCACCCCTTCCAGCTCGCTCATGCCGGCCGCCACGCCGTGAGTCGGAACAGCCTGCGAACAGCACGTGAAATTGTTGATGACCGGAATTAACACTCGAAAGATGAGGTCAGGTCAGGTCAGGTCGTGGTATGCTTGTATGCGTTCATTACCAAGCCGCCGGTGACGAACTTGAGGAGGAGGCAAGCGACGGTGGAGCCGAGGAGCTGGGCGACCCAGTAGAAGATGCCGGTGAGGATGGTGATGTGGCCACCGACGGCGAGGCCGAAGGTGACCGCCGGGTTGAGGTGGCCGCCGGAGATGTTGGCTGCCATGGAGACACCGACGAAGAGGGCCAAGCCATGCGCGAGGGCCACGGCGACCAGGCCCGCCGGGTCCAGCGCTGCACCACCCGTCAGCTTACCTGCAGCAAGAACGAGAAGCATTCAAGCTTTCACTCATTCACAACATTCATTGACTGGTCCATTACACATATGTCTTCCTACCATAAGCGATGGCGGAGCCGACGCCAGCGAACACGAACAGGAGAGTGGCAATGAACTCGGCCAAATAGGACTTGAGAGACACTCCGCTGAAGGAGTCACCCAAGCTTCCTAATGCGAGCTTCACCATCTCAGACAAGGACGAGTTACACCAAGCTCAGCTGCACTCTTCTCCTCTCCTCACTACCTCTTCGGCTTCAGAGTGCAGAAGCCTTGAACCCATGGGGCTTATATAGAGAGATCGACCGAGTCTCGATCGACGGTGCCGTCCATGGAAACGGCGTCGTTGTGGGGGACGTCAGAACAACGTGGGCGGTGAGGGCTAATAGCAGCTGGTGCAATGATTGATGGCCGACCCACCGCCCCAGTTTGGTTTGGTTGTAGTGGGAATAATGGGCGTGACGACAGCTGCTGTCTCCATTGGAGGACTTCTCTGTGGCGTGGAAGCTTCAATCTTCGATGGCACTGTCGTTTGCAAGGGCTACAAAGTTGGCAGCTTTGCACAGCAATCCTCCATGACTACAGTGAACTTGTGATACATATGAACTGTTTTGGGTTTCGGATTCATCAGTTGTTGAAGGAATTGTGCCTATGATGGATGCATACACACAAAGATACAGAAGAAATAATTGCAATCTTGGTATCAAAAATAAGATAGTTTAGAAGGGCAATTATAATGGGTGTCCTCTCTTTTTGTTCATGTTCTTTATGATCTGGATAAGATGTTCTTGTGCTTTTGGCCTTAAAGGCTGACATCTTTTATTTGTCTCATGTTAGAGAATTAGTGGCAGTGGTTGGTGTGCACTTTACAGCTGATAATTAGGTATTGTTTGATTATTTTGTGGTGTTATTACCATTCAAATTAATCTATTCATGCGTATGTTGTAATACTTTGAGGAAATAGCAAGTCACTCTTCCCATAATATTTTATGAGGAAATTAATCTGTTCATTCAAATttgtagcttcttttttttttcatggcacttctaattaaataaattaaaaattttgaaggtcaaataatttaattgataaagATTTTGACAGTTCATTATGAGATCGTAAATTCTAATTTTATTTTCATCATTTAtcctttataaaaaatatttaaaaaaatactttaaatCTAAATTAAAAGTGCTATACTTTTAAGTCAATATTAAACTTACTAAGACGAGATGTTACACACGTGAGTAAATTTGGATAAGTCTACTATACAAAATTTTGAACTATTACATTATACACATAATTTGAAGCCATTTTGATTTATTAAATATCACAATATTGATTAATTTCACATGATTAATTTTTAGCTTGATTATGAAAACGggtgaaaaaaaatgaaatatggATCAAATATTGGAGAACATATCCCATGCTACTCTTATTAGATCCGAATCAGTACGCcaatattaaaatttactatCGAAATAACATATGTATAGAACCTTTCGAGATAGTACCGTTGGTGAACAAATGCATCGtggttgatgagtcagcacggtttgattcacgggtcgatgtcgagagTCTTAGGTTGGCTGAGTTGGTTGCCGAGGTCGGTCGGACCTGTGCGACGAGTGTCGGCGCCGTGATGTTGAGCAACGTCTCTCTGTCTCCAAGCTGGTTGGCGGCTCGCCTTTGTACACTAGATGGCAACTCCCAGGTTGGAACACTCGTGGCTTGAGGGTGATCGCTTTCCTACAAGAATGAcattcgtcgggtgattcccgactttggcccctccaacgagcaagtcagtagttgtttttatctttttttgtcaTTTCCCTTGGCCGGATTCCGGTcatgggcttttatactactgtacgagggtcggtcgtacgcgggTTTGATATGGTGGCCAATCCTCGAGGGATGAGACGGTACCTTTGTGCGGTTGCCGTCCCCAGGACACACGAAACGACGCCAGATGACGTCGTCCCGAGCTTCCGGGATGAGACATACCAAACAACgtcttggtacggattctgacttgacgCGTGGGGGTGCTCCCCTTACTGACTCGGTTGTAGCGCAATGTGACATCGATTGTGACGTGTtttggacccaaaatataccttatgaaGTATGTTTTCAAATATCTGAAAATGGAATCCATTCCAAATATATATGTCATGGTTCCTTACTTCAagtgcaaatatctaaatttcatCCTTTTAGATATTTTTTCAGACCCATTGATGATACTAAGTAGCAGTCAAAAAAttatatcaattttaaaattttcatctattttttatgatattatgcatggatcagatatatcatggcTAATTTTGGTTATAATAGACATCGATTCTATTGATTGAATATAACATAAAACGTTGGTAATACCAACAACAAATTGAGAAGTGAATTTATTATAATTCTTGGACAAGAAACTTCAAAGCTCGAATGTAAAAATgaatataatataaatagaaaACTCCAATTAAATTGCAGCGATACTTATGTTAAGACAGGAAAGTTTGTTTGATAATTTCAAGAtataatatgatattatctaaataaCCAATCCGAGTCAAATAAAAGAGGAAATGGAGGAATATCCAACTTATTTCTTTTCTAACAACGTTAGACAACCAATCAAAAGTCATATCTAATTAAGTCAATGACGTGACGATGGTGACACCAACTCGAACATGTACAATAATTATACATGATTAATAAAACATCAAAAGAGAATATTCTTATTTTATATCTTAAATTTGAgtcttacaaaaaataaaataaaatcttt belongs to Musa acuminata AAA Group cultivar baxijiao chromosome BXJ1-11, Cavendish_Baxijiao_AAA, whole genome shotgun sequence and includes:
- the LOC135597583 gene encoding probable aquaporin TIP2-1 is translated as MVKLALGSLGDSFSGVSLKSYLAEFIATLLFVFAGVGSAIAYGKLTGGAALDPAGLVAVALAHGLALFVGVSMAANISGGHLNPAVTFGLAVGGHITILTGIFYWVAQLLGSTVACLLLKFVTGGLAVPTHGVAAGMSELEGVVMEVVITFALVYTVYATAADPKKGSLGTVAPIAIGFIVGANILAAGPFSGGSMNPARSFGPAVASGDFAGNWVYWVGPLIGGGLAGLIYGDIFIGSYQPVAAQDYP